Part of the Clostridia bacterium genome, TTAAAGTATAAAATCTGCCCACATTCGTCTTTAGAATTGTATCATATTTTCTTTGGTTTGGCAATATATTTAGTAGTTTTTTATTTTTATAACACAATATATTACTTTTTTATTGACTTTTAAATATATTTGTGATATCATACGATGTGTTCGGGCGCATAGCTCAGCTGGGAGAGCATCTGCCTTACAAGCAGGAGGTCATAGGTTCGATCCCTATTGCGCCCACCAGAAAAAAGCACTTCGTATGAAGTGCTTTTTTCAATTAAATCTGTCTTGACAGACAGAAGAAATCACTTTATAAAATAAAAAACGCCTTTATATATTGATTTTTTATAAAAAAAATGGTAAAATATTTTACTGACGAAAAGATGGTGATTAAATATGACAGAAAAGATAGTTTTATTGGTTATTTTAATTATTGGAGCACTTTTAACTTACTTATCTCAACCTATTTCGAGATTAGTGCCTATATTAAAAACTCCAGAGAAGAACAATCTTTTAATAAAAATAATAGGTTTTATTATTGTGCTTGTGTCAGTTATAATTGCTTTTAATAAATTTTAAGAAAGAGAGTTTTTAAGTTATGAGAAATGATATTGCAAAAAACTATTCTCCTAATGAAGTAGAGGATAAGATATATCAAAAATGGCTTGATAATGGTTATTTCACACCAAAAATTGATAAAGATAAAGAACCATTTACCATTGTTATTCCTCCTCCGAATGTTACAGGGCAACTTCATATGGGACATGCTCTTGATGAAACATTACAGGACATTTTGATAAGATATAAAAGAATGCAGGGTTATCCTACATTGTGGGTTCCCGGTACTGACCATGCAGGTATTGCAACTCAGATAAAGGTTGAAGAAAATTTAAGAAAAGAAAAAGGTCTTACCCGTCATGATTTGGGAAGAGACGAATTTTTGAAACTTGTATGGGACTGGAAAAATAAATACGGAAGTTATATTCTTGACCAGATTAAAAAACTTGGCAGTTCATGTGATTTTACAAGAGAAAGATTTACAATGGACGAAGGATGTTCAAAGGCTGTTAAGGAAGTTTTTGTTAAACTGTATGAAAAAGGTCTTATATATCGTGGTAACAGAATTATCAACTGGTGTCCTCACTGTATAACTGCTCTTTCAGATGCAGAAGTAGAATATACTGAACAGGACGGATTTTTCTGGCATATCAAATATTTTGTTAAAGACAGCGACAGATTTATTGAAATTGCTACTACAAGACCTGAAACACTTTTGGGCGATACTGCAGTTGCAGTTCATCCTGAAGATGAAAGATATAAAGATTTAGTAGGCAAAACTCTTATTCTTCCGCTAGTTGGAAGAGAAATTCCTGTTATTGCTGATGAATATGTTGATAAAGAATTTGGTACAGGATGCGTTAAAATTACTCCTGCACACGACCCTAACGACTTTGAAGTAGGGTTAAGACATAATCTTGAGCAGATAAGAGTTATGAATGACGATGCCACTATCAATGAACTTGGCGGCAAATATCAGGGAATGGACCGTTACGAAGCACGAAAAGCAATAGTTGAAGACCTTAAAGAAGGCGGATACCTTGTTGATGTTAAACCTCATAAACACAATGTAGGTCAGTGTTATCGTTGCGGAACAACAGTTGAGCCGATTACATCCAAACAGTGGTTTGTTAAAATGGCGCCTTTAGCAGAAAGAGCGATAGAAGTTGTAAAAAATAAAGAAATTCAGTTTGTTCCTGACAGATTTTCAAAAACATATCTTAACTGGATGGAAAATGTTCACGACTGGTGTATTTCCCGTCAGTTATGGTGGGGACACAGAATTCCAGCTTTCTACTGCGAAGACTGCGGTGAAATGGTTGTTTCCAAAGAGGATGTTCATACATGTCCAAAATGTGGCGGCAAAATGAAGCAGGAAGAAGATGTGCTTGATACATGGTTTAGTTCTGCGCTATGGCCTTTCTCAACTCTTGGATGGCCTGAAAAGACAGAAGACCTTGAATATTTCTATCCTACAAGTGTGCTTGTAACAGGATATGATATTATTTTCTTCTGGGTTGCAAGAATGATTTTCTCAGGTATGGAGCAGATGAATGAAGTTCCGTTTAAGTATGTATTTATTCACGGTTTAGTTCGTGATGAATTCGGAAGAAAAATGAGTAAATCATTAGGTAACGGAATTGACCCTCTTAAGATTATTGACGAATATGGTGCAGATGCTCTAAGATTTACACTTGCTACCGGTAA contains:
- a CDS encoding valine--tRNA ligase — its product is MRNDIAKNYSPNEVEDKIYQKWLDNGYFTPKIDKDKEPFTIVIPPPNVTGQLHMGHALDETLQDILIRYKRMQGYPTLWVPGTDHAGIATQIKVEENLRKEKGLTRHDLGRDEFLKLVWDWKNKYGSYILDQIKKLGSSCDFTRERFTMDEGCSKAVKEVFVKLYEKGLIYRGNRIINWCPHCITALSDAEVEYTEQDGFFWHIKYFVKDSDRFIEIATTRPETLLGDTAVAVHPEDERYKDLVGKTLILPLVGREIPVIADEYVDKEFGTGCVKITPAHDPNDFEVGLRHNLEQIRVMNDDATINELGGKYQGMDRYEARKAIVEDLKEGGYLVDVKPHKHNVGQCYRCGTTVEPITSKQWFVKMAPLAERAIEVVKNKEIQFVPDRFSKTYLNWMENVHDWCISRQLWWGHRIPAFYCEDCGEMVVSKEDVHTCPKCGGKMKQEEDVLDTWFSSALWPFSTLGWPEKTEDLEYFYPTSVLVTGYDIIFFWVARMIFSGMEQMNEVPFKYVFIHGLVRDEFGRKMSKSLGNGIDPLKIIDEYGADALRFTLATGNSPGNDMRFSTKKVEASRNFANKIWNASRFALMNLDIDKIEIPKNLEIEDKWVLSKYNTLVKEVTDNLDKFELGVAVSKLYDFIWDILCDWYIEMIKMRLYAKEESGRVAQNVLSYVLSGSLKLLHPFMPFITEEIFMALPTNEESIMISDWPKFSEDLSFADEEKKIEMIIGAIKSLRNLRAEMNVPMSKKAKMYIITDDEDTFVKGSGFFSKLGGASDVVVTSDKNLTVENAVSLVVEGAQILMPLGELVDLEKEKERLNKERDHILSEIKRVDSKLSNEGFLSKAPQKLIDEEKAKKVKFEEMLKQIEEKLK